CGGCGGCGCTGGCGCCTTGGCCGCATCCACCCCGGTTGTTCTGGCTCAGGCCGGTTCGGGATCGACGACGGCAGCAGCCAGTGCCGCGCCGCCTCCTTCGGCCTCTGCCGCGGCGAAGGCCGTGACGGAGGTCAGGCCTGCCATCCTGCGGATCTCGCGCGAGGTTTGGGCCAATCCGGAGCTGTCAAGGCAGGAAGTCAAGTCCTGCGCGATCCATGTCCGGGAACTTGAGGCTGAAGGTTTCACCATCACCAGCCGGAACACCTCAGGCTATCCGACCGCCTTCATCGCGGAATGGAGGCAAGGGACCGGCGGGCCGGTGATCGCCTATCTGCCGGAGTACGACGCGCTTCCCGGGCTGGGCAATGCAGCCGAACCGCGCCAGACGCTCGGCCCGACCGGCGCCGAGGTCGGTCATGCCTGCGGCCACAATCTGATCGGCGCGGGCTGCACGGGCGCCGCTTTTGCGCTGAAGCGGATGATGAAGGCCGATGGAACGCCGGGAACGGTCCGTGTCTATGGCTGCGCCGCCGAAGAATCGCAGGGCGTCAAAGTCTATATGGTGCGTGACGGTCTGTTTGGGGACGTGGATGCGGCCCTGGCCTGGCACCCGGCGCCGATCGCCGCGACAGGCTCGGTCCGGACGGCTGCGAACAACGGCATCCGCATCACGTTCCGCGGTCGGACAGCTCATGCGGGCAATTCACCCTGGGAGGGTCGCTCGGCCGTCGATGCGGCAGAGCTGTTCGGCCATGCCATCAACCTGATGCGCGAGCATGTGCTGCCGACGGCGCGCCTGCACTATGTCTACGAGGCGGCCGGCGTGGCGCCCAACGTCGTGCCGGATTTTGCCAAGATCTGGCTCATGATCCGCGACAAGGATCGCCCCAACGTGGCGGCCATGACGGAATGGGCCCGGCAGATCGCCGATGGTGCGGCCATGGCAACGCAGACCAAGGCTGAGTTCGACGTCTTCTTCGGTGTGTCGGACCTCCTGCCCAATGCGACGCTGATCAACGGCATCCATGCCCACATGACGGCGGTGGGGCTCGACTGGACTGAAGAGGAACAGGTTTTCGCCCGCACGTGCCAGGCCGCCATGGGCGTTCCGGAAAAGGGCATGGCGACGAAGGTGCTGCCCGTGCTGGGCGAGATCACGACCGGCGGTGGAACCGATGTCGGCGACATCAGCTGGGTGGTGCCGACCGTGCTGTTCGGCTGGCCCTCGCTGCCCCTGGGCGTCGGCCTGCACACATGGCCCGTGACGGCGTGTGGCGGCATGTCGATCGGGGACAAGGCGTCTCTGGACACTGCCAAGATTCTCGCCGGTTTCGGTCATGACCTGATGACCATGCCCGCTTTGCTGGCGGCCGCGAAGGCGGATTTCCTGAAACGAAAGGGCGACACGGCGTATGTTTCGCCCCTCTCGGCCGGCAAGAAGCCCGAGATCCTGCCGGCCTTCATGCACAAGGCCACGGGGGACGACACGGCCACGCCGCTGGAAGGGTGAGCCGGGCCCCGGGCTGATGAGCTGCTGGTGACGAGCGCGACGCCAACCGCGCGGTGGGTCGGAGCGCTATCCCGCCAGAAAACGCGCTGCCGCGCCGTGCAGGACCTGGATGCCCAAGGCGAGGTCCTCGTCCTTCGTGTCCTCGGTCCAGTGATGCGAAATGCCGCCGATCGAGGGCACGAACAGCATCGAGGCTGGCATCTTGCGGGCGATGACCTGCGCGTCATGGCCGGCGCCGGACGGCATGGTCTGCCAAGCGCCGGGCGCAAAGGCCTCGGCCGCGTCTGAGAGGGCCTGCATCATGGCGGGGTCGCAGAGCGCCGGCACCGCCTTGGAAACCGAGGAGAGCGTGATCCTGCAGCGCTCGCGGCGGTTGGCTTCCTGCACCAGCGACCTCAGCCCGGCCTCCAGCCGCTCCAGCACCGCCACCGAGACGTCGCGGAACTGGAACAGGATTTCGGCCCGGCCGGGAATAATGTTGGGGGCGTCGGGCTCGAGCCGGAAGCGGCCTGTGGTCCAGGTCGTGCGCTCGCCGACGAGGCGCGGGAACTCGGCGTCGATGGCTGCGAGCAGCCTCACCGCGCTCAGGCCCGCATCGCGGCGTTCGGCCATGGTGGTGCCGCCGGCATGGTCCTGCTGGCCCTCGACGACGATGCGCCACTGCCAGATCGCGACGATGCCGGTGACGACGCCGATCCTCAAGGCCGCCTGCTCGAGCTGCGTGCCCTGCTCGATATGCATCTCGTAATAGCCCCTGTAGCGGCCGATCTCGAGCTGTCGGCGCGGCAGGCCTTCGAGTCCGGCGGCGCGCAGGGCCTCGCGCAGCGGCGTGCGGTCGGTGCGGTTGCGGGCGCCGTCGATCGCCTCCTCGCTGAGATCGCCGATCATCGAGCGGCTGCCGGGCAGGCTGAGGCTGAAATGACCCTCCTCGTCGGCGAAGGCGCAGACATCGACCGGCAGGCCGGCCCGAGCGAGCGCGATGCCGGCCACGACGCCGAGCGCGCCGTCGAGCCAGCCGGCCTCGTTCTGCGATTCGATGTGGCTGCCGACGAGCAGATGCGGGCCCGGGCCGGGATGGCGGCCATAGACATTGCCGATGCCGTCGATCGAGGCCTCCAGCCCGCATTCGGCCAGCTTGGCCATCAGCCAGCGGCGGGCTTCCATGTCCTGCGGGGAATAGGTCGGGCGGTGGACGCCGGACTTGAAGGTGCCGATGCCGCGCAGCTCGTAGAGATCACGCAGGAAGGCTTGGGTGTCGACGGCAGGCATGGCGGGCTCGCTTTCGGGCAGGCGGGGCGGCGCGGGGCGGGTGCTCAGGCGGGCGGCTGCTGCCCGACTGCGCCGGCGAAATCGGCGACGGTCGAGACCCAGCCAAAGAAGGTCTCGATATTGTAGATCGCAGCCTTCTGGGCAAAGTCCGGCCCGGCCGCATGGGTGGCGTCTTCCAGCACGACGCCGAAATATTCGAGGTGGAAGGCGTCGCGCAGCGAGGATTCGACGCAGACATTGGTGGCGATGCCGGTGAAGACGAGATTGCGGATGCCGCGTGCCCGCAGAAGGCTGTCGATGTTGGTGTTGAAGAAGACGCTGTAGCGCGGCTTGGGCACGACGAGATCGCCCGGCTGCGGTGTCAGCGCATCGACGATGGCATAGTCCCAGCCGCCCTTGGCCAGCAGCTTGCCGTTGAGTTCCGGCTTGCGGCGCATCGTCTTCAGCGCGTTCGACTTGTGCCAGTTGGGCGAGCCGGGCCCGCCGGCCTCGCGATACTCCGCGTCCCACCCGTTCTGCAGGAAGATCACCGGGATGCCGGCCTTGCGGGCGGCCTCGGCCGCCAGCGCGACCTGTCGGATCACGGCCGGCGTGCCGGTGATGTCGAAGCCGGCGAGGTCGATATAGCCGCCCGCCGAGGCATAGGCGTTCTGCATGTCGACGACGATCAGCGCGGTGCGGCCCGGATCCAAGCGCAGCGGCTCGGGGCGTGCGGGCAGGACGATGGACGTGGCGGCGTCAGGCTCGGGCAGGCCGGCTGCGGCGGCGGACAGAGCGGGCATCGGCTTCTCCGGACAGGCATGGGCAAGGTGGCGCAGGCGATCATCGCAGGCTGGGCACGGCCGGCAAGATGGGCTCGCTTCGCCAGCAAGAGCCATGCCGTGCCGCCTTGCGCGGTCCTACCCTTCCGGTCTGAACCTTGCCGGTCTGAAACTTGCCTCGGCTGATTCCGGGAGGGCTGCGCGATGAATGACGGGGTCGAGAGCGTGATCGGGGACGAGGCGGCGCTGGCCGCGCGGCTGATGGCCGAGATCGCCCAGGCCCGGGGCGATGCGCGCGAGGACCCGTTCGGCAACCCGGTCCTGCGCGTGACGCTGTGGCTGACGCGGCGGATGGACCGCGGCGAGCTCGATGTCGAGGCGGCCTGCGGGCTGGTGCGGCGGCTGGGGCGTGAGGCGCTGCGTCAGCGGGCGGGGCGGCTCGCGGCCTATGTCGGGCTGGCGGGCGACGGCGAGGCCGCGTTTGCCACGCTCGCCGGCACGCTAGTCGAGGCTGCGACCGACGCGGCCGATCCGCTGGCGCAATATCGCGACTCCGTCGAGCGGTTGCGCTTTGCGGCCGTCTTCACGGCGCATCCGACCTTCGGCATGAGCCGCAGGCTCGCCCATGCGCTCGCCGCGCAGGCCAGCGGGGAGGCGGGCGGCGAGGCGGTGATCGACGATGCGGCGCTGTCCTTTCGGCCCGACGGGCGGATCACGCTGCAGGACGAGTTCGAGCAGGCGCGCTATGCCGTGCGCCATGCCCGCGACGCTATCGACCACCTGAACGCCGCGCTGCTGCGCGGCGCGCGGTCGCTCTCGCCCGAAGGCTGGCACGGGCTGGCGCCGTGCCCGGTGATCCTTGCCTCCTGGGTCGGCTGCGACACCGACGGGCGCACCGATATCGGCTGGTGGGACACGCTGCGCTATCGGCTGGAATCGAAGCAGGGGCAGTTCGCGCGCATCCTCGAAAAGCTGCCGGTGGTGCCGGCGACGGTGGCCGTGCGCGAGCTTGTCGGCACGGCGCTGGCGGCGGTGGAGCGGCAGCTGGCGCTGGCGCCGCCGATCACGACGCAGCCCGCCTTGCCGGCGCTGCAGGCTTTTGCGCTGGCGCTGGTCAACGAGCGCGAGGCGGCGCTGCCGGAGGCGTCGCGCCTGATCGCGGCGCTCGATGAGGCTATCGCGCTGTCTGCCGATGACGACACGACGATGGCGCTCTGCCTGGTCAAGGCCGGCTGCGTCGCCCATGGCGTCTCGATCGCGCTGCCGCATTTCCGGCTCAACGCCTCGCAGCTCCACAACGCCATGCGCGGCGTGATCCCGCTCGACGAGGAGCCGACGCAGCCGGCGCAGCGGCGCGCCTTCCTCTCGGCGGTGAACGGGCTGCTGGCCAAGGTCGCGCCGATTGCGGTCGATTTCGGCGCTCTGGCGGCCGAGCGCGCCTCGGCGACGCGGATGCTGATGACGATCGCGCAGATCGTGAAGCATGTGGATGGCACCAAGGCGGTGCGCTTCCTCGTCGCCGAGACCGAGACGGGCTACACGCTGCTGTGTGCGCTCTGGCTCGCCAGCCGCTTCGGCATCGCCGACCGCGTCGAGATCTCGCCGCTGTTCGAGACGGCGGATGCGCTGGAACAGGGGCCGCGCATTATCGACGAGGCGCTGCGCAGCCCGCATTTCCGCGCCTATCTCAAGCGCCATGGCCGTTTCTGCGTCCAGTTCGGCTATTCCGATTCCGGCCGCTATATCGGGCAGGTCGCAGCCACCTTCTGGATCGAGCGGCTGCGCATCCGGATCTGCGAGCTGTTGCGCCGCTACGATCTCGCCGAGGTCGAGCTTGTCATCTTCGACACCCATGGCGAATCCGCCGGGCGCGGCGCCCATCCCGGCAGCCTAGCCGACCGGCTGGCCTATCTCGAGCCCGCCTGGGCGCGCGCGGCTTTCGCCAAGGCCGGGCTGCGCACCGTGCGCGAGACCAGCTTCCAGGGCAGCGACGGCTATCTGATGTTCGGCACGCCGCAGCTGGCAGCGGCGACCGTCGGGCGCATCGCGGAGGCGGTGCTGGTGCCGGTGGCCGAGGGCGTCGCCGACCCGATCTATGACGAGCCCGATTTCGCCAGCGAGTTCTTTCAGACCGTGCGCGAGGAGATGACGACGCTGGTCGACGACCCCGGCTATGCCGCGCTGATCGGCACCTTCGGCCCCTCGCTGCTCGACAAGACCGGCTCGCGTCCCGCCGCGCGCCAGAGCGATGCCGGCGGGCCGACGCGCATCCGCCATCCGCGCGAATTGCGCGCCATTCCCAACAACGCGATCCTGCAGCAGCTCGGCTGGCTCGCCAACAGCGTCCATGGCATCGGCCAGGCGGCGGCGCGCGCGCCCGACCTGTTCAACGCGATGCGCGAGCGTTCCGACCGCTTCGACCGGGCCTATCGCTTGGCGGAGCATGCGTTGGCGGCGAGCGATCTCGACGTGCTGCGCGCCTATCTCGACTCGCTCGACCCCGGCAGCTGGTTCGACCGGGCGCGGCGCACGGTGCGCGAGGGCCGGCGAGACGAGCTGCTCGCCGTCGGCGAGGCGCTGTCGCGGCTCGATCTCGCGCCTTCGCTGCGCAGCCTTTTCTGGCGGCTCTCCTCGGATGCGCTGAAGCTGAAGGCGGCTGCGCCCGACGTTCCCGAAATGCCGCCGCGGCTGGTGGCGCTGCATGCGCTGCGGCTGGCGGCGATGCACGGCATCTGGCTGCGCGCTAGCCATATCCCGGATTTCCGGCCCCATGCCGGCATCACCCGCGAGGTGCTGGTCGAGCGGCTGCTGCGGCTCGACGTGCCCGCCTGCCTGGCGATGCTGGCGGACATCTTCCCGCTGCGGCCCGACCCGACCATCGGGCTCGATTTCGGCGAGCCGCCGGGCCCACGCGAAACCGGCACCTATGAGGCGCTGCATCGCGACGTGATCGCGCCGATGCAGGCGCTGTTCGAACTGCTGCGCGAGATTTCGGGCGCGATCCAGCATGAGATCGGCGCCTTCGGCTGATGGCGCCGGCGGGGCGGCTGGCAGCGCGTCATTGCAACGGCTGCGGATCGGCTTAGTTAGAAAGGCAAGAGGAAACGCCAGCCGGGAGCCGAGCCAAGCATGGCCGACACCGAACGAAACCTGCCCGTCTTCGACGCCGCGGGTGCAAGGATCACCCTGTTCACAGCCCTGCTGCAGGCCGTCTCGCGCCATGGCAAGGGCCGCGTCGCGGTCGAGGATGCCGAGCGCAAGCCGCTGAGTTATGGCAACCTGGTGCTGGGCGCGCTGGTGCTCGGCCGCAAGCTCGCCGGCTTCACACAGCCGAAAGAGCATGTCGGCGTGCTGCTGCCGAATGTGCAGGCGCTCGCAGTGACGCTGTTTGGGCTCTCAGCCTTCGGCCGCGTGCCGGCGCTTTTGAACTTCACCGCCGGCGTCAAGAATCTGCGGGCGGCGGGCGAACTCGCCGAGCTGAAAACCATCGTCACCTCGCGGCGCTTCGTCGACCAGGCCAAGCTCGAGGACGAGCTCGAGGCACTCGGTGAGAACAGGCGGGTCATCTATCTCGAAGATGTCCGCAAACAGATTACCAGCCTCGACAAGGCGCTGGGCGCGCTGTCGAGTCTTGCGCCCAGTATGGTGCATCGCGGTCACGCGGCCGGCCCCGACGAGGCGGCGGTGATCCTGTTCACCTCGGGCACCGAGGGCAAGCCGAAGGGCGTGGTGCTGAGTCACGCCAATCTCGTTTCCAACGCGCGGC
This portion of the Bosea sp. OAE506 genome encodes:
- a CDS encoding amidohydrolase; the protein is MTEVRPAILRISREVWANPELSRQEVKSCAIHVRELEAEGFTITSRNTSGYPTAFIAEWRQGTGGPVIAYLPEYDALPGLGNAAEPRQTLGPTGAEVGHACGHNLIGAGCTGAAFALKRMMKADGTPGTVRVYGCAAEESQGVKVYMVRDGLFGDVDAALAWHPAPIAATGSVRTAANNGIRITFRGRTAHAGNSPWEGRSAVDAAELFGHAINLMREHVLPTARLHYVYEAAGVAPNVVPDFAKIWLMIRDKDRPNVAAMTEWARQIADGAAMATQTKAEFDVFFGVSDLLPNATLINGIHAHMTAVGLDWTEEEQVFARTCQAAMGVPEKGMATKVLPVLGEITTGGGTDVGDISWVVPTVLFGWPSLPLGVGLHTWPVTACGGMSIGDKASLDTAKILAGFGHDLMTMPALLAAAKADFLKRKGDTAYVSPLSAGKKPEILPAFMHKATGDDTATPLEG
- a CDS encoding Zn-dependent hydrolase, with amino-acid sequence MPAVDTQAFLRDLYELRGIGTFKSGVHRPTYSPQDMEARRWLMAKLAECGLEASIDGIGNVYGRHPGPGPHLLVGSHIESQNEAGWLDGALGVVAGIALARAGLPVDVCAFADEEGHFSLSLPGSRSMIGDLSEEAIDGARNRTDRTPLREALRAAGLEGLPRRQLEIGRYRGYYEMHIEQGTQLEQAALRIGVVTGIVAIWQWRIVVEGQQDHAGGTTMAERRDAGLSAVRLLAAIDAEFPRLVGERTTWTTGRFRLEPDAPNIIPGRAEILFQFRDVSVAVLERLEAGLRSLVQEANRRERCRITLSSVSKAVPALCDPAMMQALSDAAEAFAPGAWQTMPSGAGHDAQVIARKMPASMLFVPSIGGISHHWTEDTKDEDLALGIQVLHGAAARFLAG
- the rutB gene encoding pyrimidine utilization protein B — encoded protein: MPALSAAAAGLPEPDAATSIVLPARPEPLRLDPGRTALIVVDMQNAYASAGGYIDLAGFDITGTPAVIRQVALAAEAARKAGIPVIFLQNGWDAEYREAGGPGSPNWHKSNALKTMRRKPELNGKLLAKGGWDYAIVDALTPQPGDLVVPKPRYSVFFNTNIDSLLRARGIRNLVFTGIATNVCVESSLRDAFHLEYFGVVLEDATHAAGPDFAQKAAIYNIETFFGWVSTVADFAGAVGQQPPA
- a CDS encoding phosphoenolpyruvate carboxylase, with amino-acid sequence MNDGVESVIGDEAALAARLMAEIAQARGDAREDPFGNPVLRVTLWLTRRMDRGELDVEAACGLVRRLGREALRQRAGRLAAYVGLAGDGEAAFATLAGTLVEAATDAADPLAQYRDSVERLRFAAVFTAHPTFGMSRRLAHALAAQASGEAGGEAVIDDAALSFRPDGRITLQDEFEQARYAVRHARDAIDHLNAALLRGARSLSPEGWHGLAPCPVILASWVGCDTDGRTDIGWWDTLRYRLESKQGQFARILEKLPVVPATVAVRELVGTALAAVERQLALAPPITTQPALPALQAFALALVNEREAALPEASRLIAALDEAIALSADDDTTMALCLVKAGCVAHGVSIALPHFRLNASQLHNAMRGVIPLDEEPTQPAQRRAFLSAVNGLLAKVAPIAVDFGALAAERASATRMLMTIAQIVKHVDGTKAVRFLVAETETGYTLLCALWLASRFGIADRVEISPLFETADALEQGPRIIDEALRSPHFRAYLKRHGRFCVQFGYSDSGRYIGQVAATFWIERLRIRICELLRRYDLAEVELVIFDTHGESAGRGAHPGSLADRLAYLEPAWARAAFAKAGLRTVRETSFQGSDGYLMFGTPQLAAATVGRIAEAVLVPVAEGVADPIYDEPDFASEFFQTVREEMTTLVDDPGYAALIGTFGPSLLDKTGSRPAARQSDAGGPTRIRHPRELRAIPNNAILQQLGWLANSVHGIGQAAARAPDLFNAMRERSDRFDRAYRLAEHALAASDLDVLRAYLDSLDPGSWFDRARRTVREGRRDELLAVGEALSRLDLAPSLRSLFWRLSSDALKLKAAAPDVPEMPPRLVALHALRLAAMHGIWLRASHIPDFRPHAGITREVLVERLLRLDVPACLAMLADIFPLRPDPTIGLDFGEPPGPRETGTYEALHRDVIAPMQALFELLREISGAIQHEIGAFG